From the genome of Malus sylvestris chromosome 13, drMalSylv7.2, whole genome shotgun sequence:
TCGATCAGTCCCCTTACTGCAGACAAGAAGCCAATGGGTCAATATTACAAAGAGGCGAAAATGGAGGAGAGATACGAGGAGGATTGCACGAAAATTCCCTGAAGTTACAGTACTTGATCAGAAATGCTCTCATTGTCTGCAGATGTTAGTGAGTCTTGAACTAACTCAAACCCTCAGCAAAATACTGCCTGCCTAGTAAATTCCATCCCCTCGAGAGCTCAATCACATAGAGCGCGCGATAGAATTGCAGGAAGAAAACGTTCACACTCTTCACCAGGGAATCCAGCCAGTCCCTTTGACTTCCTCTGAGACCACTGCCCATTGCACCGCATATCTTATTTTTCGATCTTCAGCAACCCCATAGCTTTGAATAGAAATGCATAATCATAAGCAGCTTCCTCACATTGAGCATACCGTCCACCTTCGCCAAAATGTCCTCCAGCCATATTTGTCTTCAGAATGACTGAACGTGAACAACAAGGACATGTACTCTCTCGAACTTTGGCCACCCACTTGGCGGCTTCCCAAAACCCAACCCTGAGAAATGGATGTTAAATGCAACCAGAGTAAGTATATGGAATGTGTGTGTGCCTGGATTTGTTACTGCATGTAACTAGGATAACAAAAGGCACAAGATGAATATACCTTGAGTCATGAAGGGACGCTGTAACAAGCATTGAAGGGTAGCAACTGCCTTGAGAAATGTTATCATATGGTGAATAAGTGAAGATAAGCTCAAATTCAGACTGTATCTGAGGATTGCCGAATTCTTCATAATCCAGAATGGTGAGAGGCAAACTAGGATCCATTAAAGTGTTGCATATATCAAGGAATGGAACCTGACAAAAATATCACCCAAACATCAGTACCAAGAATGTAATACAAAGGTAAACATAATGCACTTCTTTTCTactataaaagaaaaaagataacgAGAACTACTGAAGTGTTGATGGACGGGAGTCCAAGTTCATCAAATCAGAATAACAAAAAGAAGAGACTGGTTGTTGGCTTTAAAAACTAACCTTCAAAATAGAAGCTCGAAAGAGATCTGGGTACATATTGATAGTTGCTCCAACAAGAAGGCCTCCAGCACTATGTCCAATAGCACCAAGCCGATCTTTATGTACGTATCCCTCTTCAATCAAGTAGTTTCCACATGATACAAAATCATATATTGAATTCAATTTAGTAAACCTAGTGCCAGATTTATGCCATGAAGAAtctgcaccaccaccacccctgCCCACACAACCACATCGAGTTATTTAACAGGAAAACAAAAAGGATTCACAAGTTAAACAGCACATTTGTTCCAGCTAAGAAAGTAGAATCACtttcaaaaacatatataattttgaaatgactaaaatTAAATCATCACAACTATTTACATGATATCATGTAGCTTTGTTGTCCGGTTATAATTCAtttgaagcaaaagaaaagaaaaggagaccAACCTCACATCAGCAAATGCCACGACCCATCCCCGATCAAGTAAACACAGGTGCTCTGCACACCAGCTTTTATCTAAAACCTCCCCATATGCTCCATAGCCTTTCAGAAGGCCAGGCGACTGACCCTTATCCCAGGCTGTATGAGAGTACAATATGGTCAACGGAACTCTAACACCATCATGGGAGATAACCTCCTTCCTCACACAGCAGTATTCATCAGAATACTCCTTCCATCTCTGTGATTCACTTATCTGGACATCCTCCTGATATTGTGAGccaaaatttttattcaaatcgAGCTGATTAGTTGGTGGGAATGTTCTATCATAAAAATCCCTCACTTCCTCTTGTTGCACAATTGAGAATCTCCTGCTCGACATGTCGTAGTCAACAACTACATCAGGCATCTGCAAGTtaaaaaaaaggacaaagaaTCAAACGAACAAGAATGTCAAACTAAAGTGTATAAGTTATTAAACTCTAAAATCAAGCTTAAAAAGTATACCACTGGAGATGAAAGCACTGCACGGTATACTGAGTTATGGAAATCATGGTTTGAACCTGGAACAACATTACATAAGTTTGAGGGCATAGCGAAAAACCATGGATCAAGatcttcaatctccaattgGTGCTGGAATCAAGTCAATAAAAGTAGCAGATTAACGACAAATACTTTGTATGTGGAAGAGATAAAGGTTAACTCTATCAAtgtaacattttatttttaagtttttcatAAGGATTTGACGTAAActaggagtgccggctgtcgactatctgacgccctccccctcctcctttatctgggcttgggaccggcaatgtaagataaacttacacaggcggaatggcgttctaggattcatatagctgaccccacttagttggaaaaggctttgttgttgttgttattgttgttgttgtgttcATAACCAAAAATGTAACTAAGCAGATAGATAAATACCTTCCAATCAACAAGGACAGGCAAATTAATGGAACACAACACAGAAAAACCCTTCTTGCTGAGAGAAAGGACCAGATGTCCGTCAAACATGTCCATATCTTGTATGCTTAAATCTTCATTTGGAAGGATTATAttctacaaaaagaaaaaagtatgtCAAATGAGAAAAAGGACTCGAAAACATAAATGAGGTTCAGTAGTGAAGAACTCGAAGTACAGATAACATCAGGAAATAGAGAACACCAAGTGTCTGTACTAAGATTCATGAGTAAGAAGAAACTTGACCTGCCAATTAGATGTTGGTAGATCTTCACCCCGGCAGCTAGCTAGGTAATAACCTTCACCAGACCACACCTTATTTTCACTCAAAGGAGCATTTGTAAGAACATAAAATAATCCATGGTGATGTTCAAGAAAATACTGTACACCAGAGACACGCTTCCAAATTCTCTGCAAACCATCTAATGGGTTGGCAGCATCTATCAAATAAACCTGTAAGTTCAGCCACAGAAGTTAGCCTCACCCAAGGAAAATACTTTCAAAGGAAATATCTGCAAAACAATGAAACAGTAAAGTTCCTTCCTCAGAAGAAGTCCTTGAGTTTGAATTGACAGTTATAAACTTGCCATCCTTTGTGCTTGTTATGTCCACACAGAAGCTGGAATTGCTTTCTGTAAATACAGTGATATTTTCAATATCATCAGATCCTAGTTTTGAGCAGCATACTCTGCCAAAACACAAATAGGTAAGATGATATTATCGTCTCGACAGAAAAAGCCATAAGTAACAGAAATAAAGTATGCCTGTAAGGTCGTTGGTTCTCGTCTGATAGCGTATAGAACAGAGTACTCCCATCTTGAGCCCATGCCAAGCTAACAACACCATCCACTCGTACTTTGGGGATAACACATCCACTTCTTAGGTCCTTAATTTGAAGCCTGAACTGTTCATCACCCTTAGTGTCTACTGTGTACGCTAGAAAATGGTGATCTGGTGAAATTCGACATGTGCCAACATGCACATAACCTACAATTAAAGTACATAATTCAGTAATCACGAATACGAAAAGAAGATACCAGGATTAACAACAAAGAAAATGAGGCTATCAACCAACTAGAGCGTAGAATTCAGCAACTATCGACAATGAAAGCATGCAAGTAAAGACAGAAGCTTTCCATATCGCCTTGCAATTTCATTCCAGTCGAGCAAAATCTCCTCCAATCCAAATCCTCCTCTTGCGTATCGGAGAAAGTTCTTAACCCAATCACCTTTTTCAGTTCCTAATCGTCTACAAAGAACCGGGTATTCCATCCCCTCTGGAATGTATTGGTAATACAACCTGCTCAATTTTAACAAACGACATTGGTAAgttatttttaatgtgtattCCTTTCAAAAGTTGTAGGCTTTTCTTATCATTACACAATGCGGAATCACAAACTTCACTGAAGAACTAAAAACGAAATAGCTATCAAACGAGCCCTAATAACAACGACGAAAAACAGCAATTTCAAATTCACAAACTGCAGCAAACACAAAGAATgcaaattttttgaaaaatacgAAATGGGTAAGGCGGGAAATGGGCAAACCAGGGTCCCCAACGCTCAGGAGGAGTGGAAATCTTGGCGGGCATTCGGCTTTTCATTTCGGAGAAGAGAGTGCGCTGCAGATTTTGAGTGTCGGCCATGAAAGCCTCAGCATATGAGTTTTCTTTGTTGAGATGATCGGCGAGATCAGGGTCGTCGGTGTTGGACATCCAGCGGTAGGGGTCCTGCCACGTTTTTCCATGAGCTGAGACAGCGAAAGGGACTTTCTTGGGGACTGGCGGCGGCGGAGAGGGTTGTGGGGGCGGTGTGGTGGGGTGGGCTCTGCAGAGagtggagaaggaggaggataTGTTGGGGAATATGAGAAAAGAGAGGGTTAAAGAGGAGCCTTTGATTGAGCTTGAGCAGTGGGGTTTAAGGATGGAAGAAAGAAGAGCCATGAAAGCTTAACTGGAAATGGAGGAAGCTCAGAGAGGTAACAACTTCTGCCGGGAAGTAATTAGAATCTTATAACCCCCACTGACCCTATTACTATTTTATTGCTTTTTAGCCATATGTTCATTATATGAAAAATCTCTATTAAGTTGATAGTATTTTTGTCGAACTAACTCCTTCATTTGAATTGATGCTTTCTTCCATTTACCGGAGATTTTTTActaaagaccaaaatgattgacgatGGATAATCTCACAACCACTTGTATGATTAAAAATGAACCAAAATGATTGAAGGTGGACAATCTCACGACCAATGTCAGGAACCAAAATGAGGAATCTCAATTACTCTTT
Proteins encoded in this window:
- the LOC126594944 gene encoding uncharacterized protein LOC126594944: MALLSSILKPHCSSSIKGSSLTLSFLIFPNISSSFSTLCRAHPTTPPPQPSPPPPVPKKVPFAVSAHGKTWQDPYRWMSNTDDPDLADHLNKENSYAEAFMADTQNLQRTLFSEMKSRMPAKISTPPERWGPWLYYQYIPEGMEYPVLCRRLGTEKGDWVKNFLRYARGGFGLEEILLDWNEIARRYGYVHVGTCRISPDHHFLAYTVDTKGDEQFRLQIKDLRSGCVIPKVRVDGVVSLAWAQDGSTLFYTLSDENQRPYRVCCSKLGSDDIENITVFTESNSSFCVDITSTKDGKFITVNSNSRTSSEVYLIDAANPLDGLQRIWKRVSGVQYFLEHHHGLFYVLTNAPLSENKVWSGEGYYLASCRGEDLPTSNWQNIILPNEDLSIQDMDMFDGHLVLSLSKKGFSVLCSINLPVLVDWKHQLEIEDLDPWFFAMPSNLCNVVPGSNHDFHNSVYRAVLSSPVMPDVVVDYDMSSRRFSIVQQEEVRDFYDRTFPPTNQLDLNKNFGSQYQEDVQISESQRWKEYSDEYCCVRKEVISHDGVRVPLTILYSHTAWDKGQSPGLLKGYGAYGEVLDKSWCAEHLCLLDRGWVVAFADVRGGGGADSSWHKSGTRFTKLNSIYDFVSCGNYLIEEGYVHKDRLGAIGHSAGGLLVGATINMYPDLFRASILKVPFLDICNTLMDPSLPLTILDYEEFGNPQIQSEFELIFTYSPYDNISQGSCYPSMLVTASLHDSRVGFWEAAKWVAKVRESTCPCCSRSVILKTNMAGGHFGEGGRYAQCEEAAYDYAFLFKAMGLLKIEK